The DNA region ctttttctttgtatggtttttatgttttttatgggacatcttgaaatatagaaataatataatgttattGCTTATAAGCTGATCTGGTAAAAATCATGTCCACATGcgacaatatatataattattaattttatcaTCTCTCCAACCATCCCTTATCTGTTTTGGCATGAGTTATTTTGTATCACCATATGCTTGGTTCACAGTTGCCATTTCGTTGTCACAAATATCTTTACTACTTTCCGGTTCGATATCTTCAATCTCTTTTGATCTCTCACCATGCCAAGATCCCATTATTTGCAGAATTATGAAACATATTGCTGTCGAGAGTGTAATACCCAGTGTTACATACATAAGCATCATAACGCTAAAAGTTGATATAAGAAAACCCAGTAACAATGGAAGCACCATCTCCGATACTGCAGCAGCCATAATGAAGGTGGCCATTCGTTTCCCGGTAAGTTTGATGTATCGATCAGCCCATGACATAATACTGGGGAAtacagttgccatggaaattccGAGTAATATCGTTGCCCCCCACAACACTTCTACGACTGTACCTCCGAATATCGCCAGTAGGGAGCTTGCTATACACATACCACACAAATCTATGATCAACATAGTCCGTGGAGCAAGTCCTGTTGCACAGAATATACCAACTACTCGTGAAGCAGCAAAGCTACCCCAGAAAGCGGCATTCAAATAACTTGCTTGTTTCACCGAAAATGCAAAGTCAGATTCTACTGCAAAAGTAAATATAAATCCACCATAACCAATCTCGTGTCCGGTATAAAAAAAGCTGAAGAAAAATAGAAGAATCAACAATGTTATATTAAAGATGTTGGTTTTCTTCTTAGATCTTGTTGGATTCTCCGGAATCGAATTACGGCCTTTGGGAGTAGCAAACACACAACCGTTTCGCACAAACATCGAGAAAAATGATAGGgctaatacaaaatatacagttgaTATTACAGTGAAGGGGACCCATAATGTTCCCTCATAATCCAAATCTTCCGCATTATTTAAGCCACTCTGGTTGTCCTGTAGTTGATGAGGACTGGTTTCTAATGATGGGGATGGTGATGGACTCGTCATATTACTCTCCGACTCTATGGGTGTCAGAAACGGTCCCGCTATTAGCGGTGCCACGGTGGCTCCTACCGcaaaacacaaataatgacCTTGGAGCATTGGTTCCGAATTCTTCCCCCATATTTTGATGCAGAAAGTGTTTGATGCTGTGAAAATAGAAGTGATAAATTACCGATTGCACTTCATCCATGGCAGGAAAGAATATAAGTCGATGTAGGTTGCTATGCACTTGGTGAAAGAGTTTATCTCGCTGTAACTATGCATGTAAAGAGAATGATAAACCTTTCACCGTTAGCTATCAAgccaaaataataataatctataataataataataataataataataataatctttttatttatactggatagttctttaagttataaacacttgtctcccaagaggtccagtgagggccatccctcatgagttcagtgttaatgcaggaggaaatttaaaccggagtacccggggaaaacctgcctTGTTCGgcagagtcaaactgaacgacacacTTCTCACTTACAGCGAGGTACGTGAACGGGgccgaaccccgaccgcagtggtaagaggcaagtggtttaatcACTCGGCCACCGcctacacaaatacaaatgtctCATATCTGTTCTGTTACACGTCTATTCACACGGTCTTCTTGTATGATTTAACAAAGAAAGCCAGTTGACTTAAAGAACTATTATGGCATAATGTTACTGCCGATGTAACATTATAGGTATTATgctatttacattttgtttttgtttttgttttctgtttctgTATAAGCATTTATATCAGGGTTGCGTTCCGTCTATTGCAAGTCACTCTAAGTATACTGTGAGTACCTGTTGAATATGCAGCCAAAAATACGCCCCAGATGGTATTGACCCAGCTTGTAGCCCTACTTTtcatcaaatatcaaagaattGTTCACTACTAACCTGTCTCCAGACCACCTGTAAAAAATCCCCATGCTGCTATTACAATTATGACCAATACAAAGTCATTGCACCATGGAACAGATGCACCAGTGATGGCAGCACCAAGCAAGCAAGTTCCTAAAATGAATTGattgtcaaatttatcaaaGCCAGCACCCCAGCTAAAAGAACCAATCAAATATCCAGAACTCCTGGCGGTGAATATGAATGTTGTCTTTTGTAACGTGGTTCCCAGTAGCAATTGGAAGTCCAACAGACATGGACCAAGAAGAGCAATACAATAACcctggcaaaaaaaaaaaaaaagataaaaaaaatcaattttatacCAGTGACAGTCAGTTTTGTATATTATTGAACTGTAGGTGCTAACACCAACTATGTATGatagaaatgtcaatctagtatgtgtgataaaatatgatgatgTCTAGTTTCCATAACATACAGTGTCTGTAACATGCTGTGTCAGaaacacaatgtacaattttataAATCTGTGAAATCCAGAAACAAATATAGAAGACTTACCACTCCAAATGAAACCATGTAGACCAAAACTGTCTTTATTATTTTGATAGATTTCTTCTCTTCCTCGTTTGCTTTCCCCTTTACCTGTATATTTTCATTGGTCAGAATATCTTCGGATACCTGCGGCTGATCCGTTAATTTAGCCCCGTCGTTCTTATTTGTGTCCGCCATTTTCTTcctaataaatataaataatcgTCGAGTGTGTCATTCGATCAGCATCAACAAAGTGCCCTGCAATTGCAAACATATGTATTGATATATTGTTTAAAtaggtagatggatggatggacggaccgatggatggatggatggatggatggatggatggatggatggatggatggatggatggatggatggatggatggatggatggatggatggatggatgaatgaatgaatggatggatggatggatggatggatggatgtatcatggatggaaggatgaatggatggatggatggatggatggatggatggatggacggacgaacagacggatggatggatggatggatggatggatgaatggatagatgatggatgaatagatggatggatgaatggatgagaGGACCTTGATATTTCTACAATCACCCTCCTAGTGAAGCAGTGAAATATCTGCCATCAATCTAGGAATGAAATTGCCTCtattctgtctgtttgtcagtgaTATCGCTTGAAATGATAGTGCATTTCTAGGTACTTCAAATTTTCTGTCCTTGATTAATGCTTGTGTGCCAAACACATGCTGGTCTACtatttctaaatatatttacaatataacgTATGGATACATTTAGTTATCCTTGACTGTGCATAGATTTAGGTGTTAGTCGTGTTATATCATGGGCATCATGGAACAatgatataaatttataatcGAATAACAAtagtatgtaatacaaatacgAGTATAAACAAACGGTACAGGTATGAAGCGAGAGGACGATTGtaactgtatatttttgcaataaagcttactgatgtgtattttcagtgttcacCTCCTtcctttgatgtaataatcttcagattcaacaagaatatcaatacaaacacttgaaaccccAGAAAACCCAGGCTCACTGTAGAACAACACCATATCCCCGGGGTACCACCGCCGTTACACGGTAGCTTCCTGTTTACCTTACAtcgacgttggtggcgcactttcaAAACGAAGCGCGAGCGCGAGCAGACGATCGATCTATATTTTGTTGCGTTGCTAGGACGAGGAAGCACTCTCATATTCATATGAAGACAGGGTATGAAATTTGGATTGCATACCCTGTCTATATTCATGGTCTCTGTGCTAGGACTAGTACTAGCGCAAATAGAACAAGACCAGCAGTTATCccattatatgcaaattaggtcactAGGGGAACTAGTCCAAACCACGTGACACGATCTACTAAGTCATCCACTAAAGGCTGTATAACCATTAGGTATTTTtcctttttatttattaatgatgtatttgtataaataacgATGATGTTTGATAAGTAAGCAATATCTAAATAGtacatgcttcaaatttcatatacttgcgtgcgtgcgtgcgtgcgtgcgtgcgtgcatgcatgcgcgcATGGATGGATGGTAACAGAGCACAAGTGTTGCACAGAGCGTTTTGGCGCAGATTTTAACCATGCCAAACATGATGAGCAAATGTTTTCCACAAAGCTTCTTTAcctaatgagttatttgcataattcacGAATTTTGGTGATTAGGCAATATCTGAAGGATGCAAGTTTACAAGTTCATATGATTTGGCACAGACACTGACGATAACAAAGTACACGTGTCCTCTATATCAGGTTGATGTAGttattaattttaatgagtcatttgcataattcacgAAATTTGATATGCCATGTATGATAGCTAAGAATTCCACAATGACATTGGGTGAAGGaacttatggaaggcattcaattACATCTGTTTCAACAGCTGTTTTCTTCGTTGAATGAGTTGAAAAATTGgacttagtctatgttgttGAAACACTGgaaaatatagtaaagttgttGATATCCATTTCTCATCTTTAATTTGAAGTTGAGTGGCTGAATGCTTAGACAGTTTTCACGTAAGTGTAAGGAGATGCATATAAAGTAGTCGGCTAAGATATTTTCGAAATGGAGCAATTTTATCACGAGTACGTAGAATAGAAATGTTTGCCTAGTCTATCGTCAAACGATCACAACTATTCGTTGACCAC from Glandiceps talaboti chromosome 18, keGlaTala1.1, whole genome shotgun sequence includes:
- the LOC144449292 gene encoding sodium-dependent glucose transporter 1A-like, with product MADTNKNDGAKLTDQPQVSEDILTNENIQVKGKANEEEKKSIKIIKTVLVYMVSFGVGYCIALLGPCLLDFQLLLGTTLQKTTFIFTARSSGYLIGSFSWGAGFDKFDNQFILGTCLLGAAITGASVPWCNDFVLVIIVIAAWGFFTGGLETASNTFCIKIWGKNSEPMLQGHYLCFAVGATVAPLIAGPFLTPIESESNMTSPSPSPSLETSPHQLQDNQSGLNNAEDLDYEGTLWVPFTVISTVYFVLALSFFSMFVRNGCVFATPKGRNSIPENPTRSKKKTNIFNITLLILLFFFSFFYTGHEIGYGGFIFTFAVESDFAFSVKQASYLNAAFWGSFAASRVVGIFCATGLAPRTMLIIDLCGMCIASSLLAIFGGTVVEVLWGATILLGISMATVFPSIMSWADRYIKLTGKRMATFIMAAAVSEMVLPLLLGFLISTFSVMMLMYVTLGITLSTAICFIILQIMGSWHGERSKEIEDIEPESSKDICDNEMATVNQAYGDTK